The DNA window ATCGTAACCCACGATGCCGGCAATCCGCGCGACCAGTTCAGCCCTTTCTATGAGGCAACCGTACCGGGCAGCTATGTCGGCTGGGGCAAGACGACCCAGCTCGGCAGCGGGCTTGGTTTTGCGCTTGGCGCCAAGTTGGCGCGGCCGGAGGCGACCGTCGTCAACCTGATGGGCGAGGCGGCCTTCGGCATGGTCGGCATCGATTTCGAAACGGCGATCCGCTGCAATCTGCCGATCCTAACTGTCGTAATGCGCAACAACGTGCTCGGCGGATATGCCGCGAGCATGCCGATCGCGACAAAGAAATATGGTGCCAACCGCATGTCGGGCGGCTATGCGCCGATCGCCGAGGCGCTTGGCGGCCATGGTGAATGCGTAATCTCTCCCGCCGATCTGCGCCCGGCGCTGCTTCGCGCCCTGGAGAAAGTGGGTCAGGGGCAGGCGGCTCTGGTCGAGGTCGTGACGCATGAAGAGCCGCGCCTGCCGGGGCTTTGCTGACGGCGCGCGACAGGAGGGCGGCATGTTCGACATGATCATATCGGGCGGCACCGTCGTCAACGCCAACGGTGAGAGACGGGCCGACGTCGGCATCACGGACGGGCGGGTCGCCGCGATCCTCTCGCCCGGTGACGTGGCTGAGGCTCGCACAGTCGTTGATGCGGCAGGCTGCCATCTGCTGCCCGGTCTCGTCGATGCCCATGTCCACCTGCGCGAACCGGGGCTGACCCAGAAGGAAGACTTCGATAGCGGTACCCGGGCGGCGGCGCTCGGCGGCGTGACATCGGTGCTCGATATGCCGACAGACGATCCATGGACGGCGACATCAGGACAGCTTGCTGAGAAGATGGCGATGGCCAAGGGGCGCATCCACGTCGATGTCGGCTTCCAGGCGGTTCTCAGCCAGGACCTCAGCCTTCTCGAAGGACTGCTCGCTCTCCGTCCGGTTTCGCTGGAACTCTTCACTGCCGATGTGCCTGAAGCATTTCGCTTCAATACGATGGATGCCGTTGCCGAGATGCTGAAGCGCCTTGCCGGACGCGACACGCTGATCGGTATCTCTCCAGGCGATCAGTCCATTCTGGAAGGTAGCGGTCCGCGCGACGGCGCCGGCGATATAGCCGCATTCCTCGCCAGCCGCCCGCCGCTGGCTGAGGCCGACGGCGTTGCGCGCGCAGTGCTCGCCGCAGCAGCGACCGGTGCGCGCATCCATGTCCGCCAGGTCAACTCCGCCATTGGCGTTTCCACATGGCGGCGTCTTCGCGACATGGCCGACGCGACCATCGAGACGACGCCGCAGAACCTGTTCTTCACAGCTGAGGACTATGCGACGCTCGGCGCAAACCTGAAGGGATCGCCGCCCCTTCGCAACGCCAGAGACGTCGAAGCGCTGCGGGCCGCCTTGTCCGAAGGGCTGATCGACATTGTCGCCACAGACCACGCGCCGCACAGTCCGACAGAGAAGGCGGCGACCTATGCTGCCTTCGCCGATATTCCGGGCGGCATGCCGGGTCTGCAGACGCTGCTTCCGACGATGCTCAGGCTGGTCGCGGAAGGAGTGATAGGTCTCTCCGAACTCGTTCGCATGTGTGCCCGCAATCCAGCCGAGCGATTTGGTCTCGCCAGATCGAAGGGGGCGATCGCGACCGGTTACGATGCCGATATCCTGGTCGTCGATCGGCGCCGGAGTAGCCTCATCACCAATGCTGAACAGGCGTCGCGGGCGGCCTACACCCCGTTCGATGGCTGGAGCATTCCGGCAAAGCTCACTCGCGTCTTCCTGCGGGGACAAGAGATCGTCCGCGACGGTGCAATCATTGCCGAAAGGCGCGGCGCGGTTGTCGTACGCGAAGTCTGAGGAAACACCATGCCTATGCTGCAGAACAGAATTGCCATCATAACCGGCGCAAGCTCCGGTCTCGGCCGCGCCATCGCATTGCGTTACGCCCGAGAGGGGGCGTCGGTCGTTATCGCCGACACGATCGAAGCGCCGCTGGAGGGCGGAGAGACCACCCTCGAGCGGATCTGTGCCGGCGGCGGCAAGGCTTTTTTCGTCAAGACGGATATTTCCAATTGGGACGCCGTCGATGCGTTGGTCAGCGAGACCGTCAAGCATTTCGGCCGGCTCGACGTAATGGTCAACAATGCGGCGATCTACACATCGACCAATCTGCTGGAAACGACGTCGGAGCAGTGGGCACGCGTCATCGGCGTCAACCTCACCGGTTTCTTCTATTGCTGCAAGCGGGCTGCGCAGCAATTCCTTGCCCAGGAGCCGGTCAGCGAAGTGCGCGGCCGCATTATCAACATCTCCTCGCAGCATGGAATGGTCGCTTGCCCCGGCGATTTTCCCTATGGCGTCAGCAAGGGCGGGATCGTCCAGATGACGCGCCAGATCGCGGTCGATCATGCCGACGATCTGATCATCTGCAATGCGATCGCGCCGGGCAAGATCGTCACCGGCAAGCCCGGGGTCGCCAATGATCCGGATGCGCTCGATTATTCGCGCCGCCGCACGCCCTGGCCGCGCCTCGGCGTCCCCGAAGATGTCGCCGGCGCCGCCCTTTTCCTGGCAAGCGACATGGCGAGCTACATGACCGGCATCAACCTCATGGTCGACGGCGGCTGGATGGCCGGCTGACCCCTCAACGAAAGGCCGGCTGTCTGCCGGAGAATGAAAGGAAGCACACATGGATCTGGGACTCAAGGGAAAGACGGCGCTCGTTCTCGGCGCGGGCGGCGGCCTCGGCGGAGCGATTGCCAGGACGCTGGCAGCGGAGGGAAGCAGCGTCGCTGTTGCCGATATCAACAAGGAAGCTGCTGAAAAGGCGGTCGCCGAGATCGAGGCAAATGACGGCAGCGCCATGGCGATTGCCTGGGACCTGGCTGATCTGAGCATCATCGCTTCGAACCTCTCCGTGATCGAAGCCCGGTTCGGATCGGTGGATGTGCTCGTCAACATCACCGGCGGCCCGCCGCCGACTCTGGTCGCCGGCCAGAGCGCCGAAAGCTGGCGCAAGCATTTCGACAGCATGGTGCTATCGGTCATCGCAATCACCGATGCCGTGCTGCCGAAGATGCGCGAAAAGAGATGGGGGCGGATCATCACCTCGACCTCGTCGGGCGTCGTTGCGCCCATTCCTAATCTCGGGCTTTCCAACGCGTTGCGCATGTCTTTGCTGGGCTGGTCCAAGACGCTCGCCGGCGAAGTTGGTCGAGATGGGGTCACGGTCAATATCGTGCTGCCGGGCCGCGTCGCGACGCAGCGCATCACGTTTTTGGACGAGCAGAAAGCCAAGCGGGAGGGGCGCTCGGCGGAAGATGTATCGGCGCAGAGTACGGCTTCCATCCCTGTCGGCCGATATGGTGAGCCGCAAGAATATGCCGACGTTGTTACCTTCCTCGCGAGCATACGCGCATCGTATGTGACGGGAAGCGTATTGCGGATAGATGGTGGCCTCATCGCAAGTGTGTGAACGCAATCCGGACGGCGGCGGCTGCTGATTTGAGGAAGCAAAGGCCGACGTCCCCCAAGCGTGATCCGTTCCTAGGTGGCCTATTTCTGCTCGGAGGCAGTCGTGGCGCAGCATGGTCGGACAGAGCCGAATATCACCGTTGAGAATAGGGTTCGGTATTATCTGTGACTTGGGACCGCGGGCATCGGCGGGCCGGCGGCTCAGGTCCACTCAAGAGCGAGGATATAAACGGCTGGCCGCAGCTGAATCAGCCTAAACCTAGCGACGTATTGTCGACAACGGACTCGGACCGCTTTGCTCGCGATCCACGCGGCGTGGTGATTGTGCTTCTAAAGTAGGCCGCCGCTTCAGCTTCCTGATGAGCCATCTGTCGACCTCAGCCGCCTGACGATCAACCACCTTTCAACGACACAATGCTCCGCCGGGCGGCGGAGCAAGGATCAGTCAGCGACCCGTCAATTCTTGACCGTATCTTCCAAGAAGAAGCGGCCAAGTGGGTTCTGGTAAAAGTTCTCGATATTCTTGCGCGAGACGT is part of the Rhizobium jaguaris genome and encodes:
- a CDS encoding dihydroorotase, producing MFDMIISGGTVVNANGERRADVGITDGRVAAILSPGDVAEARTVVDAAGCHLLPGLVDAHVHLREPGLTQKEDFDSGTRAAALGGVTSVLDMPTDDPWTATSGQLAEKMAMAKGRIHVDVGFQAVLSQDLSLLEGLLALRPVSLELFTADVPEAFRFNTMDAVAEMLKRLAGRDTLIGISPGDQSILEGSGPRDGAGDIAAFLASRPPLAEADGVARAVLAAAATGARIHVRQVNSAIGVSTWRRLRDMADATIETTPQNLFFTAEDYATLGANLKGSPPLRNARDVEALRAALSEGLIDIVATDHAPHSPTEKAATYAAFADIPGGMPGLQTLLPTMLRLVAEGVIGLSELVRMCARNPAERFGLARSKGAIATGYDADILVVDRRRSSLITNAEQASRAAYTPFDGWSIPAKLTRVFLRGQEIVRDGAIIAERRGAVVVREV
- a CDS encoding SDR family NAD(P)-dependent oxidoreductase; this encodes MPMLQNRIAIITGASSGLGRAIALRYAREGASVVIADTIEAPLEGGETTLERICAGGGKAFFVKTDISNWDAVDALVSETVKHFGRLDVMVNNAAIYTSTNLLETTSEQWARVIGVNLTGFFYCCKRAAQQFLAQEPVSEVRGRIINISSQHGMVACPGDFPYGVSKGGIVQMTRQIAVDHADDLIICNAIAPGKIVTGKPGVANDPDALDYSRRRTPWPRLGVPEDVAGAALFLASDMASYMTGINLMVDGGWMAG
- a CDS encoding SDR family oxidoreductase, which translates into the protein MDLGLKGKTALVLGAGGGLGGAIARTLAAEGSSVAVADINKEAAEKAVAEIEANDGSAMAIAWDLADLSIIASNLSVIEARFGSVDVLVNITGGPPPTLVAGQSAESWRKHFDSMVLSVIAITDAVLPKMREKRWGRIITSTSSGVVAPIPNLGLSNALRMSLLGWSKTLAGEVGRDGVTVNIVLPGRVATQRITFLDEQKAKREGRSAEDVSAQSTASIPVGRYGEPQEYADVVTFLASIRASYVTGSVLRIDGGLIASV